A single region of the Lotus japonicus ecotype B-129 chromosome 4, LjGifu_v1.2 genome encodes:
- the LOC130714380 gene encoding uncharacterized protein LOC130714380 — translation MTMRYFERKCLTSVGDITTTQKKTLLNFSYFSVFTNPSLSPVSILQVLHLLMALSATFMLPSSPSSNLCTKIRRPFLSHSVNLITPLKIRASTTLDYSNVSVNDKPSPLKTGNWQWKFKDNSVNIYYEEHVKESTEPYQNILMMPTISDVSTVEEWRSVAGDIAQRNGSRNWRATIVDWPGLGYSDRPKIDYNADVLEKFLVDFINSPNGPIKQSESDLVIFGGGHAASIVLHAAKKGLVKPKAIAAVAPTWAGPLPIVFGRDSSMETRYGLLRGTLKAPAVGWMMYNMLVSNENAIQSQYKSHVYANPDNVSPEFVESRYALTKRKGARYLPAAFLTGLLDPVKSREEFLELFVDFEGKIPVLVVSTKGSPKRSKAEMEALKGAKGVSKFVEVPGALLPQEEYPSVVAEELYQFLQEYFGSAA, via the exons ATGACAATGAGATACTTTGAAAGAAAATGCTTAACTAGTGTTGGTGATATTACtaccacacaaaaaaaaaccttgttgaatttttcatatttttcagttttcactAACCCTTCACTATCCCCAGTTTCCATTCTTCAAGTTCTGCATCTTCTAATGGCGCTCTCTGCAACATTTATGCTTCCTTCTTCTCCAAGCTCGAACCTTTGCACCAAAATTCGTAGACCCTTTCTCTCTCACTCCGTCAATCTCATTACCCCACTGAAGATCCGGGCTTCAACTACTCTGGATTACTCCAACGTCTCTGTCAACGACAAACCCTCCCCATTGAAG ACTGGTAATTGGCAATGGAAATTCAAGGATAATTCTGTGAACATTTATTATGAGGAGCATGTAAAGGAGAGTACGGAGCCTTACCAAAATATCTTGATGATGCCAACCATTTCTGATGTTAGCACTGTTGAGGAGTGGAGATCAGTTGCTGGAGACATTGCTCAACGTAATGGCAGTCGCAATTGGCGGGCAACTATTGTTGATTGGCCTGGTTTGGGTTATTCTGATCGGCCGAAGATTGATTATAATGCTGATGTCTTGGAAAAGTTTCTAGTAGATTTCATCAATTCCCCCAATGGTCCAATAAAACAATCAG AAAGCGATTTGGTAATTTTTGGAGGTGGGCACGCTGCATCGATAGTACTCCATGCTGCAAAAAAGGGTCTGGTGAAGCCCAAAGCTATAGCTGCTGTTGCACCAACTTGGGCTGGTCCCCTTCCTATTGTATTTGGTCGAGATTCCTCCATGGAAACACG GTACGGTCTTCTAAGAGGGACCTTAAAGGCCCCTGCAGTTGGCTGGATGATGTATAACATGCTTGTGAGCAATGAGAACGCGATCCAATCGCAGTACAAATCCCATGTATATGCCAACCCTGATAACGTTAGTCCAGAATTTGTGGAAAGCAGATATGCATTGACAAAACGAAAAGGAGCGCGATACTTGCCTGCTGCATTCCTGACCGGGCTACTAGACCCCGTGAAATCTCGCGAGGAGTTCCTTGAACTATTTGTGGATTTCGAGGGGAAGATACCGGTGCTTGTTGTATCAACCAAAGGATCTCCTAAGAGGTCTAAGGCtgagatggaagctctcaagggAGCTAAAGGAGTGAGCAAGTTTGTGGAAGTGCCAGGCGCTCTTCTTCCACAAGAGGAGTATCCTTCTGTGGTGGCAGAAGAGCTTTATCAATTCTTGCAAGAATATTTTGGCTCTGCAGCTTAA
- the LOC130711115 gene encoding pentatricopeptide repeat-containing protein At1g74630, whose amino-acid sequence MPLMSYFIPTPSSGTEEAMSNTLEPRWVSLLSKCSSLKPTKQIHTHLYVTGLHTHPLFFGKLLLHCAVTISDALHYALRLFQHFPNPDTFMYNTLIRALALSSTPLSSLQPFIQMRRHPTVFPDSFSFAFALKGVANGGSLKPGTQLHCQAFRHGFDTHVFVGTTLISMYGECGDSESARRVFDEMPEPNVVTWNAAVTACFRCGDVAGARGVFGRMPVRNLTSWNVMLAGYTKAGELGLARRVFSEMPLKDDVSWSTMIVGLAHNGSFDQAFGFFRELLREGIRPNEVSLTGVLSACAQAGASEFGKILHGFMEKSGFLYISSVNNALIDTYSKCGNVAMAQLVFRNMSVGRSIVSWTSIIAGLAMHGHGEEALQLFHEMEESGVRPDGITFISLLYACSHSGLVEQGCEIFSKMKNLYGIEPTIEHYGCMVDLYGRAARLHKAYEFICQMPISPNAVIWRTLLGACSIHGNIELAELVKARLAEMDPNNSGDHVLLSNVYAVAGKWKDVVSIRRTMTEQSMVKTPGWSMIEINKVMYGFVAGEKPNEVTEEAHDKLREIMLRLRAEAGYAPQVRGVLHDIEEEEKEDSVSKHSEKLAAAFGIAKLPKGKQLRIVKNLRVCGDCHTVMKLISKFYQVEIIVRDRSRFHLFKDGLCSCRDYW is encoded by the exons ATGCCCTTAATGTCTTACTTTATCCCGACCCCAAGTTCAG GTACTGAAGAAGCGATGAGCAACACTTTGGAACCACGATGGGTTTCATTGTTGAGCAAGTGCAGCAGCCTCAAACCCACGAAGCAAATCCACACCCACCTCTACGTAACCGGCCTTCACACCCAccccttgttcttcgggaagcTTCTTCTCCACTGCGCCGTCACCATCTCCGATGCTCTCCACTACGCTCTCCGTCTCTTCCAACACTTCCCCAACCCCGACACCTTCATGTACAACACTCTCATTCGTGCACTCGCTCTCTCTTCAACCCCTCTCTCCTCCCTTCAGCCCTTCATTCAAATGCGTCGCCACCCTACCGTCTTCCCTGACAGCTTCTCTTTCGCCTTCGCTCTTAAAGGTGTTGCCAATGGCGGCAGTTTGAAACCCGGCACTCAGCTGCATTGTCAGGCCTTTCGGCATGGCTTTGATACCCATGTCTTCGTTGGGACAACCTTGATCAGCATGTACGGTGAATGTGGGGATTCTGAGTCTGCTCGACgggtgtttgatgaaatgcctGAACCGAATGTTGTCACGTGGAACGCTGCTGTGACTGCGTGTTTTAGGTGTGGGGATGTGGCGGGCGCGCGGGGCGTGTTTGGACGGATGCCCGTTAGGAATTTGACATCGTGGAATGTGATGCTTGCTGGTTACACTAAAGCAGGTGAGCTTGGGTTGGCAAGGAGAGTTTTTTCTGAAATGCCTTTGAAAGATGATGTTTCTTGGAGCACTATGATTGTTGGGCTTGCTCACAATGGTTCTTTTGACCAAGCTTTTGGGTTTTTCAGGGAGTTGCTGCGCGAGGGAATCAGGCCGAATGAGGTAAGCCTCACTGGGGTGTTGTCTGCTTGTGCACAAGCTGGGGCATCTGAGTTTGGGAAGATTTTACATGGGTTTATGGAGAAATCTGGGTTTCTTTATATTTCTTCTGTGAATAATGCTCTCATAGATACCTACTCCAAGTGTGGGAATGTAGCTATGGCACAGTTGGTCTTCCGAAATATGTCGGTGGGAAGGAGCATTGTGTCTTGGACATCGATCATAGCAGGCCTTGCGATGCATGGTCACGGAGAAGAGGCACTTCAACTTTTTCATGAGATGGAAGAATCAGGAGTTCGGCCGGATGGTATTACTTTCATATCTCTCCTATATGCTTGTAGCCATAGTGGCTTAGTTGAGCAAGGGTGTGAGATTTTTTCTAAAATGAAGAATTTGTATGGTATTGAACCTACCATTGAGCATTATGGCTGTATGGTTGATCTGTATGGTCGAGCTGCTAGGTTGCATAAGGCCTATGAATTTATATGTCAAATGCCAATTTCACCGAATGCAGTCATTTGGAGGACTCTGCTTGGGGCTTGTAGCATTCATGGTAATATTGAATTAGCAGAGCTTGTGAAAGCAAGGCTTGCTGAAATGGATCCAAACAATTCTGGTGACCATGTACTACTCTCGAATGTTTATGCTGTTGCAGGGAAATGGAAGGATGTTGTCAGCATAAGAAGAACAATGACTGAACAGAGCATGGTAAAAACTCCTGGTTGGAGCATGATTGAAATTAACAAGGTCATGTATGGTTTTGTGGCGGGTGAAAAGCCTAACGAGGTTACAGAAGAGGCTCATGATAAACTGAGGGAAATAATGTTGAGACTCAGGGCAGAAGCAGGTTATGCCCCGCAGGTAAGGGGCGTCTTGCATGATattgaagaggaagaaaaagaagattcaGTGTCTAAGCACAGTGAGAAGCTTGCTGCAGCTTTTGGAATAGCGAAACTTCCTAAGGGAAAACAATTAAGAATAGTGAAGAACCTGAGGGTGTGTGGGGACTGCCATACTGTGATGAAGCTAATTTCTAAATTTTATCAAGTAGAAATCATTGTGAGAGATAGAAGCCGCTTCCACTTGTTCAAAGATGGATTGTGTTCTTGCAGAGATTACTGGTGA
- the LOC130711114 gene encoding putative pentatricopeptide repeat-containing protein At1g74580, whose translation MNRALLPKHVAAVVKAQKDPLKALEIFNSAKNEDGFNHTLFTYKCMLQKLGHHREFNQMENLLSEMRATLENNLLEGAYVEAMRSYGRFGKVQEAVDVFERMDLYNCEPSVHSYNAIMNILVEFGYFNQAHKVYMRMKDKGVGSDVYTYTIRIKSFCRTGRPHAALRLLRNMSVFGCSFNAVAYCTVVAGFYEFGDRDLARELFDEMLERSLCPDVATFNKLVHGLCKKGFVPESEKLLNKVLKRGVSPNLFTYNIFIQGLCREGALDRAVVFLGSVSREGMSPDVVTYNTVICGLCRKSRVVESEECLHKMVNDGLQPDEFTYNTIIDGYCKKGMVQDANRILKDAVFKGFKPDEFTYCSLINGLCGDGDPDQAMAVFKDGVEKGLKPSIVVYNTLIKGLSQQGLILPALQLMNEMAENGVQPNIWTYNTVINGLCKMGCVSDASHLIDEAIAKGCLPDIFTYNTLIDGYCKQLKLDSATEIVNRMWSLGVTPDVITYNTLLNGLCKAAKSEEVMEIFKAMVEKGCAPNIITYNIILESLCKAKKVNEAVDLLGEMKSKGLTLDVVSFGTLITGFCKIGDLDGAYRLFRRMERQYDICHTTATYNIIVSAFSEHLNMNMAVRLFSEMKKNGCDPDTYTYRVMIDGFCKTGNVTHGYNFLLENIEKGFFPSLTTFGRVLNCLCVKHKVREAVGIIHLMVQKGIVPEIVNTIFEADKKVVAAPKIVVENLLKKGHITYHAYELLYDGVRDKKVHKKKLPNMNSLRRGARSSSAD comes from the coding sequence ATGAATCGTGCATTGCTTCCAAAGCACGTTGCAGCTGTGGTGAAAGCCCAGAAGGATCCTCTGAAAGCGTTGGAGATTTTCAATTCAGCGAAGAACGAAGATGGCTTCAACCACACACTCTTCACCTACAAGTGCATGCTCCAGAAGCTCGGCCACCACCGCGAGTTCAACCAGATGGAGAATCTTCTCTCAGAGATGAGGGCCACATTGGAGAACAATTTGTTGGAAGGAGCTTACGTGGAAGCAATGAGAAGCTATGGAAGGTTCGGGAAGGTTCAGGAAGCAGTGGACGTGTTCGAACGCATGGACTTGTATAACTGCGAGCCTTCTGTTCATTCGTACAATGCAATCATGAACATTCTGGTTGAGTTTGGTTACTTCAATCAAGCACACAAGGTTTACATGAGGATGAAGGATAAAGGGGTGGGTTCTGATGTGTATACGTACACTATAAGGATCAAGTCTTTTTGTAGAACTGGTAGGCCTCATGCTGCACTGAGGCTGCTTCGTAACATGTCTGTGTTTGGTTGCAGTTTCAATGCTGTGGCCTATTGCACTGTGGTTGCTGGGTTTTATGAGTTTGGGGATAGAGACTTGGCACGTGAGCTGTTTGATGAAATGCTTGAGAGGTCTTTGTGTCCTGATGTTGCCACTTTTAATAAGCTGGTGCATGGGCTTTGCAAGAAGGGTTTTGTTCCTGAGAGTGAGAAGCTTCTCAATAAGGTTTTGAAGAGAGGGGTTTCTCCTAATTTGTTTACTTATAATATCTTCATACAAGGGCTTTGCAGGGAGGGTGCTCTTGACAGGGCTGTTGTGTTTTTGGGTAGTGTCTCAAGGGAAGGCATGAGTCCTGATGTTGTAACTTATAATACTGTGATTTGTGGGCTGTGTAGGAAATCTCGGGTTGTAGAATCTGAGGAATGTTTGCATAAAATGGTTAACGATGGACTCCAGCCTGATGAGTTCACATATAATACTATTATTGATGGGTACTGCAAGAAGGGGATGGTACAGGATGCGAATAGGATTTTGAAAGATGCTGTTTTTAAGGGTTTTAAGCCAGATGAGTTTACTTATTGTTCCTTGATTAATGGGTTGTGCGGAGATGGTGATCCTGATCAAGCCATGGCTGTCTTTAAGGATGGAGTAGAAAAAGGTTTGAAGCCGAGCATTGTTGTTTATAATACCTTGATTAAAGGGTTATCGCAACAGGGTCTTATTTTGCCAGCTTTGCAATTGATGAATGAGATGGCAGAAAATGGTGTTCAACCTAATATATGGACTTATAATACAGTTATAAATGGCTTGTGCAAGATGGGTTGTGTATCTGATGCTAGTCATCTTATCGATGAAGCTATTGCCAAAGGGTGCCTCCCAGACATATTTACCTATAACACTTTGATTGATGGCTACTGTAAACAGTTGAAGTTAGACAGTGCGACTGAGATAGTAAACAGAATGTGGAGCCTAGGTGTGACTCCTGATGTTATCACATATAACACTTTGTTGAATGGGCTCTGCAAGGCTGCAAAATCTGAAGAAGTAATGGAGATTTTCAAGGCAATGGTGGAGAAGGGATGTGCTCCCAACATAATTACATACAACATTATCCTAGAAAGCCTTTGCAAAGCTAAGAAAGTAAATGAAGCTGTTGATTTGTTGGGGGAAATGAAAAGCAAGGGCTTGACACTTGATGTTGTAAGTTTTGGCACATTGATCACTGGGTTCTGTAAGATTGGGGATCTTGATGGTGCTTACCGGTTATTTAGAAGGATGGAAAGACAATATGATATTTGCCATACAACCGCAACATATAACATCATAGTTAGTGCATTTTCTGAACATCTCAATATGAACATGGCAGTAAGGCTCTTTTCCGAGATGAAGAAAAACGGTTGTGACCCGGACACCTATACTTACCGGGTCATGATTGACGGCTTTTGCAAAACTGGAAACGTTACTCATGGATACAATTTTCTGTTGGAAAATATCGAAAAGGGGTTTTTTCCATCACTAACAACATTCGGTCGGGTTTTAAATTGCCTCTGCGTGAAGCACAAGGTTCGTGAAGCAGTCGGTATCATCCACCTTATGGTACAAAAGGGCATCGTCCCAGAGATTGTAAATACAATTTTTGAAGCAGATAAAAAGGTGGTAGCAGCACCTAAGATTGTTGTAGAAAATTTGTTGAAGAAGGGCCATATAACTTATCATGCCTATGAACTACTATATGATGGTGTTAGAGATAAAAAGGTTCATAAGAAAAAACTCCCAAATATGAATTCTCTTCGTAGAGGGGCCAGGTCATCATCTGCTGATTAG
- the LOC130711116 gene encoding uncharacterized protein LOC130711116, which produces MESAGEWLEKALVELCSKIETGLGLGLDEEIIKGLVSYCNLAEPRDAKEYLDNIIGQEAGKAVIEEYLQKRGYSESSASSNVPTTKLSAYVKPSSADISAIGSKKSNRAPKAVAVRGQDAVPNKNEVNQTPASGSESRASQNGNQVSSKKKKAGKVVSLAEAAKGSIVFQQGRPCSCQARRHRLISNCLSCGKIVCEQEGEGPCNFCGALVLKEGSSYAGLEESLLPLSEKEAAAEAYAKRLVDYDRNSAARTTVIDDQSDYYEIDGNSWLSKEEKELLKKKQEEMEEAERAKRNRVVVTFDLVGRKVLVNEDEVSELQPDNRILRPPDEREVNRIKPNPTLKIQPVFVDQGFSKKSAKDRQPNKGLSKGMCLEISGRVQHDSNDLKYLMRENQLVTASD; this is translated from the exons atggaatCGGCGGGGGAGTGGTTGGAGAAGGCGCTGGTGGAGTTATGCTCGAAGATTGAGACTGGTTTGGGATTAGGGTTGGATGAAGAGATCATCAAAGGGCTTGTTTCGTATTGCAACCTTGCTGAACCGCGAGATGCTAAAGAGTATCTTGAT AATATAATTGGTCAGGAAGCGGGGAAAGCTGTGATTGAAGAATATCTACAAAAGAGAGGTTACTCGGAATCCAGCGCCAGTTCAAATGTTCCGACTACCAAATTAAGTGCCTATGTGAAACCTTCTTCGGCTGACATATCTGCGATTGGAAGTAAGAAATCGAATAGAGCACCGAAAGCTGTGGCGGTTCGAGGTCAAGATGCAGTACCCAATAAGAATGAAGTGAATCAGACTCCAGCTTCTGGCAGTGAATCAAGAGCGTCACAAAATGGGAATCAAGTGAGTtccaaaaagaagaaagctgggAAAGTTGTGTCGCTTGCTGAGGCGGCGAAAGGGTCGATTGTGTTCCAGCAGGGGAGGCCGTGCTCTTGTCAAGCACGCCGTCACAGGCTGATCAGTAATTGCTTGTCTTGTGGCAAAATAGTTTGTGAGCAAGAAGGGGAGGGACCTTGCAATTTTTGTGGTGCGCTTGTGTTGAAAGAGGGGAGCTCTTATGCTGGCCTGGAAGAAAGTTTGTTACCCTTGTCAGAAAAGGAGGCTGCTGCTGAAGCTTATGCGAAGAGGCTTGTTGATTACGACCGGAACTCTGCGGCTCGTACAACTGTTATTGATGACCAAAGTGACTACTATGAGATTGATGGGAATAGTTGGTTGTCAAAGGAG GAAAAAGAACTGCTGAAGAAGAAACAAGAGGAGATGGAAGAAGCTGAGCGAGCCAAGCGGAATAGAGTTGTTGTGACTTTTGATCTAGTTGGTCGCAAG GTCCTTGTGAATGAAGATGAAGTTTCAGAATTGCAGCCTGACAATAGAATATTACGTCCTCCAGATGAAAGGGAAGTGAACCGTATTAAACCAAACCCTACTCTCAAGATTCAGCCGGTATTCGTGGACCAGGGATTCAGTAAGAAGTCTGCTAAAGATAGGCAACCAAACAAAGGCCTCAGCAAGGGCATGTGCTTGGAGATTTCTGGGAGGGTGCAGCATGATAGCAATGACCTGAAGTATTTAATGAGGGAAAACCAACTGGTAACAGCTTCAGATTAA